The following are encoded together in the Planococcus antarcticus DSM 14505 genome:
- the dnaA gene encoding chromosomal replication initiator protein DnaA yields the protein MKHLDELWSSVLAQVETKISKPSFETWLKSTKLLSYQDDTVTISAPNSFARDWLENHYVHLITGILSDSTGDDMLIKFVVPKDQDMDDFQLPAPRVKPGQDQQQEFLPGMLNPKYTFDTFVIGSGNRFAHAASLAVAEAPAKAYNPLFIYGGVGLGKTHLMHAIGHYVLEHNPNAKVVYLSSEKFTNEFINSIRDNKTGEFRDKYRGVDILLIDDIQFLAGKEQTQEEFFHTFNTLHEESKQIIISSDRPPKEIPTLEDRLRSRFEWGLITDITPPDLETRIAILGKKAKADGLDIPNDVMTYIANSIDSNIRELEGALIRVVAYSSLINRDMSAELAAEALKDIMPNSKPKVITILDIQNAVGDQFNVKLEDFKTKRRTKDIAYPRQVAMHLSREMTDFSLPKIGEEFGGRDHTTVIHAHDKISKMLKDNQQLQQDVKDIKSALGK from the coding sequence TTGAAACACTTAGACGAACTTTGGTCGAGTGTCTTAGCCCAAGTTGAAACAAAAATCTCCAAACCAAGTTTTGAAACGTGGTTAAAATCGACAAAACTTTTGTCCTACCAGGATGATACAGTCACTATTTCAGCGCCAAATTCCTTTGCCCGTGATTGGTTAGAAAACCATTACGTACATTTGATTACTGGAATTTTATCGGATTCCACCGGCGATGATATGCTGATTAAATTTGTTGTGCCCAAAGATCAAGATATGGATGATTTTCAACTCCCCGCACCTCGTGTTAAACCGGGACAAGACCAGCAGCAAGAATTTTTGCCTGGCATGCTGAATCCTAAATACACTTTCGATACGTTTGTAATTGGTTCAGGCAACCGCTTCGCCCATGCCGCCTCTTTAGCCGTGGCCGAAGCGCCAGCAAAAGCTTATAACCCGCTGTTTATCTATGGGGGAGTAGGACTTGGCAAGACACATTTAATGCATGCAATTGGACATTATGTCCTAGAACACAATCCAAATGCCAAAGTGGTTTACTTATCTTCGGAGAAATTTACAAACGAATTCATCAATTCGATTCGCGACAATAAAACAGGTGAATTCCGTGACAAATACAGGGGTGTAGACATCCTCTTGATTGATGATATTCAATTTTTAGCAGGTAAAGAGCAGACACAGGAAGAATTCTTCCATACATTTAACACGCTACACGAAGAATCCAAGCAGATCATCATTTCGAGTGACCGGCCTCCCAAAGAGATCCCGACACTAGAAGATCGGCTCCGTTCGCGCTTTGAATGGGGCTTGATCACGGATATCACACCTCCTGATTTAGAGACTCGGATTGCTATTTTGGGCAAAAAAGCAAAAGCTGATGGACTGGATATTCCGAACGACGTTATGACTTATATTGCTAATTCTATTGACTCAAATATCCGTGAACTTGAAGGAGCATTAATCCGGGTTGTGGCTTATTCCTCTTTGATCAACCGTGATATGAGCGCTGAACTGGCTGCTGAAGCTTTAAAAGACATCATGCCGAATTCGAAACCGAAAGTGATTACGATTTTGGACATCCAAAATGCAGTCGGTGACCAATTTAACGTCAAACTGGAAGATTTCAAAACCAAACGTCGTACAAAAGACATTGCGTATCCACGCCAAGTCGCCATGCACCTATCCCGTGAAATGACAGATTTCTCTTTACCCAAAATTGGAGAGGAATTTGGAGGACGTGACCATACAACCGTAATTCACGCCCACGATAAAATCTCTAAAATGCTAAAAGACAATCAGCAGCTCCAGCAGGACGTTAAAGATATCAAAAGTGCGCTTGGCAAGTAA